A region of the Stieleria neptunia genome:
GACCGCGTCGGGACGTGCGCTGTGTTGGTCGGCGGCGTCTTGTGCAGGGTACGTCGACTCGTCGTGATTGTTGGCCAAATTGAACGCCAAGTGACCGCCTGCGGAGGATCCGATCATGATGATCTTGTTCCCATCGATGCCGAGATCGGCCGCGCCCGTTCGCAACAGCCGCACGGCGCGTTGGGCGTCACTCAGTGGCACACGATGACCGGGATCATCCGCCGCTCTGGGAACGCGATACTTCAGCACGGCACAGTGGGCGCCGATGGCTCCGGCCCAGTGGCAGACATCGACGGCGTTGGGCAAGGAAAGCCGTCCATAGGCTCCACCGGGCGCGAACAGGATCGTGGTCCCGGTCGCTTCGACGCCCGGTGGCGGGGCAAACAGAACCATGCTCGGTTTGGTGACGTTGCCAATCGCCGGTTTGCCGCTCTTGGAATCGGCGACGGTCTCGGCGGCGACCGGTTGCGTCTGATTCGGCGGCCCCCCATCGTCCGGCCAAAGTGGGATCACCACGGCATCGCGATCGAGCAGTTGCTGCATGGCCTGCTCGCCCGGGCTATCGGCATGGGACCGTTGGCAAACGACGAGGGGCGTCAAGAGGAGCGAGAGAAAGAGGATTCGCAACATGGGGTCGGGCTTTATGATCAAGGTGTGAAACGTCGCACAAGGCAGATGTCATCCGACAGCGAGTGCACTCTCGTCGATGTGATCGCCACGGCATCAAAAAGAATACCCGCCGATGACGGCGTGGTGTGTTGGGGCATTCTGCCCCGCCGCGACTTTTTGGGACGAAGTGACTGGATGGTGTCAGTCGATTCATCCCACCAATGAAACTTGTTTCGCGTCGTAAATGACGGGTCGAACGCGAATTCCGAGTGAAACAATACCGCTCTGGTACGCGGCGTGCCTTTCAGACAGGTCGATGACGCGGCGTGTTGCCGCTGCAACCTCCTCCGTCTGATTGAAGGACATCAAACCATGAAGAAATACAAGAGCCGTCTGAGGACAGCACTCGTCGCGGCCCCCTTGGCCTTGGCAGCAACCGGTCTGCTGATGGCGGCCGCTCCGGCGACCAAACTTGATACCACACCGGCGCCGGCAGCGGCGACACGCCCCGCGCCGTCACCGGCGATCACGCCCGAACAGCTGAACATCGCCAATTCACTCTCGCAAGCGTTTCGCAACGTCGCCGATCGTGTGCTGCCGGCCGTCGTCGCCATCGAGAACCGTCCGGATACGTCCTGGCGTGCGGCCAAAGCCGCTCCCGACGGCAACTCGATGAACACACCCAATCCCTTCAAAGGGACTCCGTTTGAAGACATGTTCCGCGACGGCCAGATCCCGATGCGACCGGGCACGACGCCACGCCAAGCTCCGCGCTCTCAAGGCGGCATCGGATCGGGTGTGATCATCGACGCGTCGGGAATCGTGCTGACCAACAATCATGTCGTCGAAGGCGGCGGGACGGTGATCGTGAAGACTCACGACGGTCGCGAGTTTGAGGCGGTCGAAGTGTTCACGGACCCGAAAACCGACATCGCCGTGGTCAAGATCAACGGCGACGATTCGCTGACCGCCGCAACACTCGGCGACAGCGACAACACGTCGGTGGGTGACTGGGTCGTCGCACTCGGACAACCGTTCGGGCTCGAGAGTACCGTCACGGCGGGGATCGTGAGCGCAAAGAATCGCGGGATCGGCATCACCGCCCGCGAGAATTTCATTCAAACCGACGCGGCGATCAACCCCGGTAACAGCGGCGGTCCGTTGGTCAACCTGTACGGCGAAGTGATCGGGATCAACACCGCGATCTCCTCGCGCGGCGGCGGAAACAACGGTGTGGGGTTCGCCGTGCCGTCCAACATGGCCCGTTGGGTCAGCGACCAACTGGTTGCCAGCGGCACGGTGCAGCGGGCTTACTTGGGCGTCGCCATTCAGCCGGTGTCCCATGAGTTGGCCGGACAGCTCGGCGTTTCACCCCGAGCCGGTGTCGCGGTCACCAACGTGTTCCCCGACACGCCGGCGGCCAAGATGGGATTCCAGCCTGGCGATGTGATCGTGAAATTCGGAACGGCCACGGTCGCGACCCCGCAACAATTGCAACTGGCGGTCGAACGGTCCGCGATCGGGCAAACGGTTTCGGTCGAGATCGTCCGTGACGGGAAAACGGTCGCGCTGAGCTACGAACCCGAAGCGGCACCGAATGATTTTGCCGCTGCCGGACCGAAACAGAAACCCGGCGGCGTGAAGATGCAGTCGCTGGGCATCGAAGTCACTCCGTTGACCGCCGACGTTGCCAAGCAACTCGGTTTGGAGGAATCGGCGGGCGTGGTGGTCACGCGAGTCCAGGAGGGCAGTCGTGCCGAGCAAGCCGGGCTGAGCCCCGGGATGGTGATTGCCCAGGTCAATCGTCAAGACGTCTCGACGATGGCCGAGTTTGAAAACGCGGTCAAATCGGACGAGGACGGAACCCTGCTGTTGTTGGTTCGCAGCGAGCGAGGCTCCCGCTTCGTTGTCATCGAAGGATAAGACATCCCACCCGAGCTAGGAGGCGCGAACCCAATGCGACCAACGTCCCCGCGGCGTTGGTCGCTCTTTTTGAGCGGAAAAGGGGTCAGGTACCAAAAACCAAATGGCCCGAAGGGTGCTCCGCATTTTTGGTACCTGACCCCTTTTCCGCGGCAGCTCTTTTAACGGCCCACGTTTTGACGGTCGTTGCCAACGGGTATCCTGGTGGCTCGCTTCGATCGACGAGGAATGACCGATGAAACTTGCCGCCAAATTAATCCTGCTTTTCATGCTGGGCGTGTTGGGCATCGTCGCCCTGTTTTCCTGGCAAACCATTCGACGACAGCTGAGGTGGGACGAGGAGCTGCGTGCCAACCACGTCGACGACGTCGTCGGGGCGCTCAAGCCCGCGATCGACGATGCCTACCGCAACGGCGGTGTGGTGACCATCCAACAAGCCATCGAGGTCACCGCGCGTCATATTCCCGGCCAAGAATTGCGTTGGGTCGAAGGCGTGCCGGCCGGCGATTCGGAAACCAAGATCACGTCGCGAAAGGTTTCGCGGATCTCCGTTTCCGACCAAGATGGCGAAACCGTTGCCCACACGTTTGTCCCCTTGGAAATCGACGGGTCGCAAGCCGGCGGCGTCGAAGTGTCTCAATCGATGGAACACCATGACCAATTCATTCGCGATTCCATGATCGCTTCCCTGATGTCTTTATTAGGCGTGGCCGCCCTGTCCGGCATGGTGATCTACTTCGGCGGCGTCCGGCTGGTCGGCAAACCGCTCGGCCAGCTGATCGATCAAGTCCACCAAATCGGCGAAGGCAAGTTGCCTCAACCGCCCGCGCTCAAGCGAAACGACGAACTCGGATCGCTGGCCGAGGCGATCAGCCAGATGAGCCGACAGCTGAACCAGCAACAGAACACGATTCGGCACACCGATCGGCTGGGAACCGTCGGCACGCTGGCCGCCGGCATGGCGCACGAGATGGGCACGCCGTTGAATGTCGTCGCGGGGCGGGCCGGTCTGATCGCGAGCGGAAAACTGTCACCCGAGGAAGTCCGACAAAGCGCCCAGACGATCAAGTCCGAAGCCGAGCGGATGACCACGTTGATTCGTCAGTTGTTGGATTTCGCACGACAATCGCCGACGACCCACACGCGGATCGATCTCGGCCAAATCGCGCGAACGACTTGCGATTTGATCGAACCGATCGCGGACAAGTCGTCCGTGAACATCAACCTCCAGTGCACGGACCAGGCTTACCCGATCCACGGTGACGCCACTCAGATCCAGCAGGTGTTGACCAATCTTTTGTCCAATGCGGTCCAGGCCATGCCCGAGGGCGGCACGGCCACCGTGGCTCTCCAGCGACCACAGACCTCGCCGGGCGATCGGATCCTGGTCCACGTGACCGATCATGGCCGAGGCATCCCGCCGGACCAACTCGATCATGTGTTCGAACCGTTTTACACCACCAAGGATATCGGCCAGGGAACGGGGCTGGGACTGTCGATCGCCTACGGGATCGTGCAAGAACACGGCGGCGACATCAAAGTCCAAAGCGAAGAAAACGTACGCACCACCTTCAGCGTCTCCCTACCCGCCGCCGACGGCCCCGCCACCGAATCCGCCGCCGCCCCATCATGAACAGAACCATGCCCAACGCAAACGTCTTGATCGTTGACGATGAACGAAACATGTGCGAGTTGATCGAGACCGATCTGCGACTGCGGGGGATCAACAGCCGCTGGTGCCTGTCAGCGGCCGAAGCGGTGGAAGCCTTGCACGAGGAAAACTTTGATGTCGTGCTCACCGATGTCAAAATGCCTGGCACGACGGGATTGCAACTGTGCCAGCAATTCAGCGAAACCAGGCCCGATGTGCCGGTGATCGTGATGACCGCGTTCGGAACGCTGGAAACGGCGATCACGGCAATGCGAGCCGGCGCGTACGACTTCATCACCAAACCGATCGAGATGGACTTGCTGGCGATCACGTTGCGGCGGGCGATCGAGCATCGCCAGCTTTCCGAGCAAGTCCGATTGCTGAACGCGTCGAGCGATGAAGTCGGCGCGTTCGGCGAGATGATCGGCAAAAGTCCCGCGATGGCCCAGTTGTACGAACAACTGCAGCGTGTCGCACAATCCGAGGCCGCGGTTCTGATCTGTGGCGAAAGCGGAACCGGCAAGGAGCTTGTCGCCCGGTCGATCCATGCCAACAGCCGACGCGGCGAGAAACCGTTTGTCGCCGTTAACTGTGGCGCGCTCAGCGAAACCTTGCTCGAAAGCGAACTGTTCGGCCACGTCAAGGGAGCCTTCACCGATGCACGGAGCGAACGCCGGGGCCTGTTTCTCGAAGCCGACGGCGGAACGTTGCTGTTGGATGAAATGGGCGAGATGCCGATGCCGATGCAAGTCAAATTGCTGCGCGCTCTGGAAGAACGATCGGTCCGTCCGGTGGGCAGCGACAAGGACATTCCTTTTGACGTCCGCGTGTTGACGGCAACCAACCGCGACTTGGAAACCTCCGTCGCCGAGGGGCGTTTCCGCGAGGACCTGTTTTATCGGATCAACGTGATCGGCATCCAATTGCCGCCGCTGCGAGCCCGGGGAACCGACACGTTGCGACTGGCGGAACATTTCTTGAAACAATTTGCCAGATCCGAACGCAAGTCGGTGGACGGATTTGCCGAAGGCGTGGCCGAAAAATTGCTCGGCTATTCTTGGCCCGGTAACATTCGCGAGCTGCGCAACGTGATCGAACGGGCCGTCGCGCTGACGCGTTACGACAAGATCACGATCGAAGACCTGCCGGAAAAAATCAGCAACTTTTCCGCCACCACGCTGTTCATCGGCGGCCTGGATCCGAGTGAACTGGTCCCGATGGAAGAGGTCGAACGCCGCTACATCAACCACGTCCTGGAAGCCGTCGGAGGCAACCAGACGCAAGCCGCGAGGATCCTCGGACTGGATCGAAAAACGATCTACCGCAAGTTGAAGCAGGAGGGGTAGGTCACGCTGTGCGTGACCGGTGGCCACTCCCACTCGTTCCCCGGCTCCGCCTGGGAACGCAATGCAGTGCCGGCTCCCGCCGGCTGACCGGTAACGCGCGAGGCGGGAGCCTGCGGGACCATGTGTTCCCAGGCAGGAGCCTGGGAACAAGGGGGATGTTTTACGAGGTGTTAGCGGAAGGGCGCAAGCCCTCCGGTTCCGCATCGTTGCCAACACACCGGAGGGCTCGCGCCCTGCCGCTAACAAATCGTTCACGGCGTAGGGCTCCGCCTGGGAACGCAATGCAGTGCCGGCTCCCGCCGGCTGACTGGTAACGCGCGAGGCGGGAGCCTCCGGGACCGTGTGTTCCCAGGCAGGAGCCTGGGAACAAGGGGGATGACGTGGGAAGCAGAGGCAGCATGCCCGCCATCACTTCAACGGCAACCCGGTCAGTTTTTCACCGTTGGTGTCGAGGATTTGAAAGTGGTGGATGCCGACTTTTTTGCCATCGGCATATTTCCAAACCACTTGTTTGTCGCGTGTGACTTCAAACACCTTTGGCGCCGCAGGGTTCTTGCGTCCGCCGGCGTAGCTGGTGATCACGACGTTGCTGTTGGGCAACACCTGGCTGCCACAGGGATCTTGCAACCAGGGTCCGGGCAGATCGTCGTTGGTCAACTGCCAAACGATTTTGCCGGACGCATCGAAGTCGACCACTCGGTTTCCGTGTGTGCAGCACACCAAGGTGTGTCCGTCGCCGTGACGGATCGCGGTGAAGGGCCAAGTGTGGATCGCATGCTCGCTATCGCCGGGCACGGTCGTGTCCAACTGGTCGACGATGCGGCCCTTGGCGTCGTAATGAAAGACCGCAAAATTCAACAGATGGGGCGCCAGGTACGTCCCGTCGGCCAGCTTTCTGGCCATCCGCGTCTGCATGTGATGGTTCTCCTTTTGGCAGGCCAACGGGAACTCGACCCGCACCGTGCCGGAACGATCCACCTCGATCAATCGCGGTTGTTTTCCGGCTTCGGTGATCACGAACGTGCCGTCGGCGGTCGGCTGGGCGCTGTTGACTTCCGACTGCGTGCCTTTCCAGATCAGCGTTTCCGTTCCGTCAGGAGTGATCTCAATGACCGCACCGCCGGCGTATCGTTTGCCTTTGTTGAGCGTCAAAACGATGTTGCCGCTGTCCAGCACGTATCCGTCGCGCGTCGCGTGCGGGTAAGTCCATGTTTTGTTTCCGTCGCCGTCGACGATGTACGTCGCTTTGCCGCAAGCGAGAAAACCGTGGGTCACCGGCTCGGCAGCGGGGGACACGGAGAAGGTGATCGCGCAGCACAACACGGCGGTTATTGATCGGATGAGATTGCGGCAGCGCTGGGCACGCGCGATCGTGTTTGGATCGCGGAGTGTTTCAGTGGCGGCACTCGGCTGATCTTCAGCGGACGCGATGGGGTGTTGGAGATTCATTTCGCACGGGGGGAATGTTGGGGAAGTTGGGATGGACGGTTGCGATTAGCCGGCGGTCAAGCGAAGGGGACGCCGGCGGAGCCGGCCAGGATGGCAAGCAGGATGCTTACCCCACTTACCACTTGTTCCCGGGCTCAGCCTGGGAACACAAGGTTTCGGAGGCTCCGCCTCCTATCCTGGCCGCACGGCCGGCGGGAGCCGGCAGAGCATCGCGTTCCCAGGCAGAGCCTGGGAACGAGGTGGAAGGGCATCAGCCGATGATGTCATGCACCACGTGGCCTTTGACATCGGTCAGTCGCATGTCGCGGCCGCCGAATCGGAAGGTCGAGCGGGTGTGATCGACGCCCATCAGGTGCAGCATCGTGGCGTGCAGGTCATGGACCTCGACGCGATTTTCGATCGCCTTGTAACCGAATTCGTCGGTTGCGCCGTAGGTGGTGCCGCGTTTGACGCCACCGCCGGCCATCCAAATGGTAAACCCGAATTGGTTGTGATCGCGTCCGTCTTTCCCCTGGGCAAAGGGCGTGCGTCCGAATTCGCCAGCCCAAACGACAAGCGTTTCGTCCAGCATTCCGCGTTGGCGAAGGTCTTTGAGCAGCGCGGCGATGGGCTGGTCGACGGCGCGGGCGTTGTTTTCGTGCCCCTGTTTCAGATTGCCGTGTTGATCCCAGCGGTCGCCGCCGACCTTGGGGCACGTCAGCTCGACAAACCGCACTCCACTTTCGATCATGCGACGAGCGATCAAGCACTGCGCCGCATAGATCCGGGTCGGCTCGTACTTTGATTCCATCCCGTACATCTTTTGCACGTGGGCGGGTTCGTCTTGGATCGACATCACTTCGGGAACTGCCATCTGCATCGCATAGGCCAGTTCGTAATTCTGGATCGCCGAATCCAGGCTATCGTGCCGGCCAAACTGTTCGGCGGCAAAGCCATCAAGCCTGCCGATCAGATCCAGTTTCTCACGCTGTCGTTCCGCAGACGGCTCGGTCGGAGCGATGTTGGCGACGCCGCTTCCGGAAGGCTTGAACACCGATCCCTGGTAACTGGCGGGCAGAAATCCGCTGCCGAAACAATCCAGCCCGCCGGGTGGGATCAGTCCGCCGTTGATGACGACAAAACCGGGCAAATTTTGGCACACGCTGCCCAGGCCATAATTGACCCAGGCGCCCATGCTGGGCCGCCCCTGCAGACCGCTGCCGGTGTGCAAGAAGTAGTTGGCGAAGGTGTGTTCGGGAAACTCGGAAACCATCGAACGCACCACCGCCAACTCGTCGACACAGGTCGCCACGTGTGGAAACAGACTGCTGACGGGGATGCCCGATTCGCCGTGCTGTTGAAACTCCCACGGGCTCCCCAGCACGGTGCCGTTGTTGTTGAATTGCGTGGGTTCGACGTCGAACAAACTGCCGGGATCTTTGCCGTTGAATTTGGTCAACAGCGGTTTGGGATCAAAGGTATCGACCTGCGACGGTCCGCCGTCCATGTACAAGAAGATGACGTTCTTGGCACGCACTTGGTGATGCGGTCCGTGACCGGCTTTGCCGAGTTCATCCGCTTGCGTCGATTCCAAAGAATAAGCGGCATCCTGTGCCAAACCGGCCAACGCAACGGCCCCAAAGCCACTCGCGCAGCGTCGCAGCATGTCACGACGCGATGTCGGCTGGGTCTGATAGCGTTGGCAGGGAAAGAGAGAGTGATTTGTCATCGCAGAAAAATGAACTCCTTGGTGTTGATCAGTGCGTGGGCGAAATCGCCCCACAATTCGGCGTCGTCCGGATCCACTTGGCGGGCTTCGCGTTGGGAGTCCAAGAATGCATCGGCGATGGCCAGTTCTTTGTCAGTCGGTTGTCGGGCAAACGCCGACGCATACATCCAGCGGATCCGCGGCTGGCGGGAAGAGTGCAGCGAGATCGCACGCTCGGCCCACTGGCCGGCCAATTCCACCACCAACGGATCGTTCATCAGAATCAACGCCTGGGCGGGGACGTTGGAGACGTTGCGTCGCCCCATCGTGCTGAACGGAACCGGTGTATCGAAGGTCAACATGAACGGCGAGAGGAAGTTGCGTCGCACCGACGTGTAAATCGAGCGTCGACGTTCCCCATCGAGCGGGCCGCTCCGCCCCGGTCGGCCGCGACCATCCATGAACGCCGTCAGATGGATCGGAATCGGCTCACCGAACTGCGTCGGGTCCAAGGCTCCGGAGATCGACAACAACGCGTCCCGAATGACTTCGCCTTCGAGGCGTTTGGGAGGGCGGTGATGAAACAGCTGGTTTTTGGGATCGGCGGCCAACGCGGCTTCATCGGTATGGCTGGACATCCGATAGGTGCGTGAGAGCACGATCAATCGGATCAACCGTTTGAGACTTTGCCCGTCGTGACGGAATTGGGTCGCCAGGTGATCCAACAAATCCGGGTGTGTCGGTCGCTGGCCCAACACGCCGAAATCGTCGGTGGTGGGCACGATGCCTCGGCCGATCAAGTGATGCCAGATTCGATTGACGATGACGCGGGGCGTGAGCGGATTTCCGGGATCGTTGATGTGCTCGGCCAGTTCTCGTCGTCCACTGCCCGACCGGATTTCCATCGGGTCGTCACCGGAAATCGCGGTCAAGAAGTGTCGTGGTTCGACCTCACCCGGCTTCGACGAATTGCCACGGATGTAAATGGATGCGTCTTCGCCCGTCCCATCCAGCATCGCCATGGCCAGTCGAGAGCGGTGCATGATCTGAGACTGCAGTTGCGATCGTTCTTGAGACCACAAGCGGGCGATTTCGGAAAGTTCGTCCGCCAGGATGTCGCCGGCCCGACTCGCCATCTTCTCCACGCCCGCGGCGATCGATTGCTGCCGTTTTTGCAGACGTTTTCGAATTGGTTTGGAGGCCCCTTGGGTGATCAACGAAACTTCCAGTTGGGCATTTTCATCGGGCGTGAATTCCAGATGCAGCCGATGGCCGACGTAACGATTCAGATTTAATTGCACCCAATCATCGGTCGGCTTGATCGCCTTGATCGTCTCGCCGTGCAACGGGCCGGCGATCAAACGATGCGAGTCCACACAGGCAACGACGTGGCCGGCGCCTTGCACCAGGCAGGCCACGTTGCCATCGGTCAATTCAAAAGTGGGCGTTCGCAAGGTGCGGCCGCTGCGAGGCAAATTGGCGAGTTTGTTTCGGCTGTTCATCCCTTTTTCGCTGACCGATTGCAGGCCATTCCAGAAGGGATCGCTTGTCGCAGCCGCCGCGGTGGAAAATTCGATCACGGGCTTATCGTCTCGCATCGCCACGATCGGCTGGCCGACTTGCTGCGGCCGGTCTCCGAACAAAAAGCCGTCTTGGTGGTACTGTGCGGAGGAAATCGTTCCGTAATCGACCACGATCGCCGCCGCCAAGTCGCTTGCGATCGGCTCGTTGGGACTGAGTTCGCTCGTACTGGGCGTCAACTGACGGTCCGCCAACAGCTGCCGGACCGAGTCTCGGTATTTGGCGTCGATCGCAGACAACGCATCGGCAATTTTGCGATTGTGCTGGATCGATTCGAAGCGGACTTGGCGGTAATCGCTGCCCTGTAGAAAACCGGTCAGCGAGTAGTAGTCGGCGGTCGAGATGGCATCAAATTTGTGATCGTGGCAACGGGCGCAGGACACGGTCACACCCAGGAACGCTTTCGACATGACATCAATCATGTTGTCAAAGCGGTCGCTCTCGTCCTTGAGAATATCCACCGGTGAATGGACCCACTCGCCGAGAAACCAAAACCCGGTGCCGAGAATCGATTCATTGAATCCTTCGTCGGGATTCGTCCGCGGCTGTTCCAGCAAGTCACCGGCAATGTGTTCGCGGATCAATTGGTCGTAGGACACGTCGGCGTTGAGCGCGCGAATGATGTAATCGCGGTACTGGAATGCGTTGGGCGCATCATTGTCAAACTCGTGACCGCGTGATTCGGCGTAGCGGACCAGGTCCAACCAATGCCGCCCCCACCGCTCACCGAAATGTGGGGAGTCGAGTAGCTCGTCGACGAGCCGTTCCATGGCTTGGGGAGACTTGTCGCCGAGAAACCGTTCGGCTTGCTCGGGGGTCGGCGGCAAGCCGATCAAATCGAAGGACACGCGTCGCAGCAGCGCCGATCGGTCTGCGTCGGCGGACGGTTCCAGCCCCGCCTGTTCAAGCCGGTGGAGCACGAAATGGTCCAGCGGCTGTCGCGGCCAGGACTTGTTTTTCACCGCAGGGGGCTGGGGTGACCGAATCGGTTGCCAGACCCAGTGGTCTTGTGAACGTTGTTCGAGATCAAATTCGGGCCGTGTCGCCGCCTCCTCCGGCGCGTCTTCGTGGGGCCACGGTGCCCCGATCTCCACCCACCGCTCCAGCGTCGCGATGTCCTGTTCTGGCAGTTTCCCCTTGGGCGGCATCTCGTAGGAATCGTAGCGGACCGCTTCGATCAGCAAGCTGCCATCGACATCGCCGGGGACGACCGCTTCACCGGAATCGCCGCCGCGCAGCATCGCCGCCAAACTGTCGACCCGCAGCCCCGCCTGTAGTTTCTTGGATTTCGTGCTGTGACACGAATAACAATGCTCTGCCAACAGCGGG
Encoded here:
- a CDS encoding PSD1 and planctomycete cytochrome C domain-containing protein — translated: MGIAAAESPAVSPTQEQLEFFEKEVRPLLAEHCYSCHSTKSKKLQAGLRVDSLAAMLRGGDSGEAVVPGDVDGSLLIEAVRYDSYEMPPKGKLPEQDIATLERWVEIGAPWPHEDAPEEAATRPEFDLEQRSQDHWVWQPIRSPQPPAVKNKSWPRQPLDHFVLHRLEQAGLEPSADADRSALLRRVSFDLIGLPPTPEQAERFLGDKSPQAMERLVDELLDSPHFGERWGRHWLDLVRYAESRGHEFDNDAPNAFQYRDYIIRALNADVSYDQLIREHIAGDLLEQPRTNPDEGFNESILGTGFWFLGEWVHSPVDILKDESDRFDNMIDVMSKAFLGVTVSCARCHDHKFDAISTADYYSLTGFLQGSDYRQVRFESIQHNRKIADALSAIDAKYRDSVRQLLADRQLTPSTSELSPNEPIASDLAAAIVVDYGTISSAQYHQDGFLFGDRPQQVGQPIVAMRDDKPVIEFSTAAAATSDPFWNGLQSVSEKGMNSRNKLANLPRSGRTLRTPTFELTDGNVACLVQGAGHVVACVDSHRLIAGPLHGETIKAIKPTDDWVQLNLNRYVGHRLHLEFTPDENAQLEVSLITQGASKPIRKRLQKRQQSIAAGVEKMASRAGDILADELSEIARLWSQERSQLQSQIMHRSRLAMAMLDGTGEDASIYIRGNSSKPGEVEPRHFLTAISGDDPMEIRSGSGRRELAEHINDPGNPLTPRVIVNRIWHHLIGRGIVPTTDDFGVLGQRPTHPDLLDHLATQFRHDGQSLKRLIRLIVLSRTYRMSSHTDEAALAADPKNQLFHHRPPKRLEGEVIRDALLSISGALDPTQFGEPIPIHLTAFMDGRGRPGRSGPLDGERRRSIYTSVRRNFLSPFMLTFDTPVPFSTMGRRNVSNVPAQALILMNDPLVVELAGQWAERAISLHSSRQPRIRWMYASAFARQPTDKELAIADAFLDSQREARQVDPDDAELWGDFAHALINTKEFIFLR
- a CDS encoding DUF1501 domain-containing protein, with product MLRRCASGFGAVALAGLAQDAAYSLESTQADELGKAGHGPHHQVRAKNVIFLYMDGGPSQVDTFDPKPLLTKFNGKDPGSLFDVEPTQFNNNGTVLGSPWEFQQHGESGIPVSSLFPHVATCVDELAVVRSMVSEFPEHTFANYFLHTGSGLQGRPSMGAWVNYGLGSVCQNLPGFVVINGGLIPPGGLDCFGSGFLPASYQGSVFKPSGSGVANIAPTEPSAERQREKLDLIGRLDGFAAEQFGRHDSLDSAIQNYELAYAMQMAVPEVMSIQDEPAHVQKMYGMESKYEPTRIYAAQCLIARRMIESGVRFVELTCPKVGGDRWDQHGNLKQGHENNARAVDQPIAALLKDLRQRGMLDETLVVWAGEFGRTPFAQGKDGRDHNQFGFTIWMAGGGVKRGTTYGATDEFGYKAIENRVEVHDLHATMLHLMGVDHTRSTFRFGGRDMRLTDVKGHVVHDIIG
- a CDS encoding sensor histidine kinase — encoded protein: MKLAAKLILLFMLGVLGIVALFSWQTIRRQLRWDEELRANHVDDVVGALKPAIDDAYRNGGVVTIQQAIEVTARHIPGQELRWVEGVPAGDSETKITSRKVSRISVSDQDGETVAHTFVPLEIDGSQAGGVEVSQSMEHHDQFIRDSMIASLMSLLGVAALSGMVIYFGGVRLVGKPLGQLIDQVHQIGEGKLPQPPALKRNDELGSLAEAISQMSRQLNQQQNTIRHTDRLGTVGTLAAGMAHEMGTPLNVVAGRAGLIASGKLSPEEVRQSAQTIKSEAERMTTLIRQLLDFARQSPTTHTRIDLGQIARTTCDLIEPIADKSSVNINLQCTDQAYPIHGDATQIQQVLTNLLSNAVQAMPEGGTATVALQRPQTSPGDRILVHVTDHGRGIPPDQLDHVFEPFYTTKDIGQGTGLGLSIAYGIVQEHGGDIKVQSEENVRTTFSVSLPAADGPATESAAAPS
- a CDS encoding sigma-54-dependent transcriptional regulator; this translates as MPNANVLIVDDERNMCELIETDLRLRGINSRWCLSAAEAVEALHEENFDVVLTDVKMPGTTGLQLCQQFSETRPDVPVIVMTAFGTLETAITAMRAGAYDFITKPIEMDLLAITLRRAIEHRQLSEQVRLLNASSDEVGAFGEMIGKSPAMAQLYEQLQRVAQSEAAVLICGESGTGKELVARSIHANSRRGEKPFVAVNCGALSETLLESELFGHVKGAFTDARSERRGLFLEADGGTLLLDEMGEMPMPMQVKLLRALEERSVRPVGSDKDIPFDVRVLTATNRDLETSVAEGRFREDLFYRINVIGIQLPPLRARGTDTLRLAEHFLKQFARSERKSVDGFAEGVAEKLLGYSWPGNIRELRNVIERAVALTRYDKITIEDLPEKISNFSATTLFIGGLDPSELVPMEEVERRYINHVLEAVGGNQTQAARILGLDRKTIYRKLKQEG
- a CDS encoding SMP-30/gluconolactonase/LRE family protein — its product is MNLQHPIASAEDQPSAATETLRDPNTIARAQRCRNLIRSITAVLCCAITFSVSPAAEPVTHGFLACGKATYIVDGDGNKTWTYPHATRDGYVLDSGNIVLTLNKGKRYAGGAVIEITPDGTETLIWKGTQSEVNSAQPTADGTFVITEAGKQPRLIEVDRSGTVRVEFPLACQKENHHMQTRMARKLADGTYLAPHLLNFAVFHYDAKGRIVDQLDTTVPGDSEHAIHTWPFTAIRHGDGHTLVCCTHGNRVVDFDASGKIVWQLTNDDLPGPWLQDPCGSQVLPNSNVVITSYAGGRKNPAAPKVFEVTRDKQVVWKYADGKKVGIHHFQILDTNGEKLTGLPLK
- a CDS encoding Do family serine endopeptidase produces the protein MKKYKSRLRTALVAAPLALAATGLLMAAAPATKLDTTPAPAAATRPAPSPAITPEQLNIANSLSQAFRNVADRVLPAVVAIENRPDTSWRAAKAAPDGNSMNTPNPFKGTPFEDMFRDGQIPMRPGTTPRQAPRSQGGIGSGVIIDASGIVLTNNHVVEGGGTVIVKTHDGREFEAVEVFTDPKTDIAVVKINGDDSLTAATLGDSDNTSVGDWVVALGQPFGLESTVTAGIVSAKNRGIGITARENFIQTDAAINPGNSGGPLVNLYGEVIGINTAISSRGGGNNGVGFAVPSNMARWVSDQLVASGTVQRAYLGVAIQPVSHELAGQLGVSPRAGVAVTNVFPDTPAAKMGFQPGDVIVKFGTATVATPQQLQLAVERSAIGQTVSVEIVRDGKTVALSYEPEAAPNDFAAAGPKQKPGGVKMQSLGIEVTPLTADVAKQLGLEESAGVVVTRVQEGSRAEQAGLSPGMVIAQVNRQDVSTMAEFENAVKSDEDGTLLLLVRSERGSRFVVIEG